The following coding sequences lie in one Acidimicrobiales bacterium genomic window:
- a CDS encoding ABC transporter ATP-binding protein yields the protein MRWGPIRRVLPYVRPYRRQMVVMTLAALGALGAVTSIPLVIRAVIDGPVARHEHGGLAALTGLALALGLGEGLLLWLRRRVLANAATGMEATIRNDLYAHLQRLPVSFHAEWQSGQLLSRATTDLSTIRRFVGYGLVYLVVNIATFAGVLAVLLHLNLALGLVTGAAAVPILITGRNFEREYHGVARRVQDLQGDLTTLVEEAAGGIRVIKAFGRHGPEAARFGGQARVLRTTALETVRLRGRFYALLGLIPNVTLAVVLLGGGVAVSHHLLTLGGLVAFVSLFLMLVWPVESLGEILAMAQEASTAIERIWEVFDTSPEIVDAPHAVVLASVEGRLDFEGVRFTYPGAATPTLAGVDLRIEPGETVALVGATASGKSTLISLVPRLHDVTGGRIALDGTDIRDLTLGSLRSHIGVAFEDPTLFSASVRENLLIGCPTAGDRDIAVALETAQAQFAYELPWGLDTRVGEQGLSLSGGQRQRLALARAILGRPRVLVLDDPLSALDVHTEALVEEALARILAGTTALVVVHRPSTLALADRVAFLADGRVAATGSHHDLLESVPAYRAVLAQEADDAGNLAGAEVGA from the coding sequence ATGCGGTGGGGTCCCATCCGGCGCGTGCTGCCCTACGTCCGCCCGTACCGCCGGCAGATGGTCGTTATGACCCTGGCGGCCCTGGGCGCCCTGGGGGCGGTGACCTCTATACCCCTGGTCATCCGGGCCGTGATCGACGGGCCGGTGGCCCGCCACGAGCACGGGGGGCTGGCGGCCCTGACCGGGCTGGCCCTGGCCCTGGGGCTCGGGGAGGGGCTGCTCCTCTGGCTGCGCCGGCGGGTCCTGGCCAACGCCGCCACGGGCATGGAGGCCACCATCCGCAACGACCTCTACGCCCACCTCCAGCGCCTGCCGGTCTCGTTCCACGCCGAGTGGCAGTCGGGCCAGCTCCTCTCCCGGGCCACGACCGACCTGTCGACGATCCGGCGCTTCGTGGGCTACGGGCTCGTCTACCTGGTGGTGAACATCGCCACCTTCGCCGGGGTGCTGGCCGTCCTCCTCCATCTCAACCTGGCCCTCGGCCTGGTGACCGGGGCCGCCGCCGTGCCGATCCTGATCACCGGGCGGAACTTCGAGCGGGAGTACCACGGCGTGGCCCGCCGGGTGCAGGACCTCCAGGGGGACCTGACGACCCTCGTCGAGGAGGCGGCCGGCGGCATCCGGGTGATCAAGGCGTTCGGGCGCCACGGGCCCGAGGCGGCGAGGTTCGGTGGGCAGGCGCGGGTGCTTCGCACTACTGCGCTGGAGACGGTGCGGCTCCGGGGGCGCTTCTACGCCCTGCTCGGGCTGATCCCCAACGTGACGCTGGCGGTGGTGCTGCTGGGCGGGGGCGTGGCCGTGAGCCACCACCTGCTCACCCTCGGCGGCCTGGTGGCGTTCGTGTCGCTGTTCCTCATGCTGGTCTGGCCGGTGGAGAGCCTCGGGGAGATCCTGGCCATGGCCCAGGAGGCGTCGACGGCCATCGAGCGGATCTGGGAGGTGTTCGACACCAGCCCCGAGATCGTCGACGCCCCCCACGCCGTGGTGCTGGCGAGCGTCGAGGGCCGGCTGGACTTCGAGGGCGTGCGCTTCACCTATCCGGGCGCGGCCACCCCGACCCTGGCCGGCGTCGACCTGCGCATCGAGCCCGGGGAGACGGTGGCCCTGGTCGGCGCCACCGCGTCGGGGAAGTCGACGCTGATCTCGCTCGTGCCCCGCCTCCACGACGTGACGGGCGGGCGCATCGCCCTCGACGGCACCGACATCCGCGACCTCACCCTCGGCTCCCTGCGCTCCCACATCGGCGTGGCCTTCGAGGACCCGACCCTGTTCTCCGCCAGCGTGCGGGAGAACCTGCTGATCGGCTGCCCCACGGCCGGGGACCGGGACATAGCCGTGGCGCTGGAGACGGCCCAGGCCCAGTTCGCCTACGAGCTGCCCTGGGGCCTCGACACCCGCGTCGGGGAGCAGGGGCTGTCGCTGTCGGGCGGCCAGCGCCAGCGCCTGGCCCTGGCCCGCGCCATCCTCGGGCGGCCCCGCGTGCTCGTGCTCGACGACCCCCTCTCCGCCCTCGACGTGCACACCGAGGCGCTGGTGGAGGAGGCGCTGGCCCGGATCCTGGCCGGCACCACCGCCCTCGTCGTCGTCCACCGGCCCTCCACCCTGGCCCTGGCCGACCGGGTGGCCTTCCTGGCCGACGGGCGGGTGGCCGCCACCGGCTCCCACCATGACCTCCTCGAGTCGGTTCCCGCCTACCGCGCCGTGCTGGCCCAGGAGGCCGACGACGCCGGCAACCTCGCCGGGGCGGAGGTCGGGGCGTGA